A genomic stretch from Cygnus atratus isolate AKBS03 ecotype Queensland, Australia chromosome 27, CAtr_DNAZoo_HiC_assembly, whole genome shotgun sequence includes:
- the LOC118259328 gene encoding interleukin-36 receptor antagonist protein-like isoform X1, producing MACPMACPMTSPTACPMALTLALLILCAEAEGFASCHAPTLQTKVFKYRIWDMNQKSLYLRNDQLVAGHLQGANAALEEKVFWVPNRSFEHTRLPVIMGIQNGTRCLASPTAPQPTLRLEAANITELPRAGEASAPFTFFRSYKDGLWRFESAANPGWFLCTSARAHEPLGLSRHPDATHVLDFYFQLC from the exons atGGCCTGCCCCATGGCCTGCCCCATGaccagccccacagcctgccccaTGGCGCTCACCCTCGCCCTCCTCATCCTCTGCGCAGAGGCCGAAGGCTTCGCATCGTGCCACGCGCCCACCCTGCAGACCAAGGTCTTCAAGTACCG GATCTGGGACATGAACCAGAAGTCGCTGTACCTGCGCAACGACCAGCTGGTGGCTGGGCACCTGCAGGGCGCCAACGCCGCGCTGGAAG AGAAGGTTTTTTGGGTGCCCAACCGCTCCTTCGAGCACACCCGGCTCCCCGTCATCATGGGCATCCAGAACGGCACCCGCTGCCTCgccagccccactgccccccagcccaccctgcGGCTCGAG GCCGCCAACATCACGGAGCTGCCCCGCGCCGGCGAGGCCTCGGCGCCCTTCACCTTCTTCCGCTCCTACAAGGACGGGCTGTGGCGCTTCGAGTCGGCCGCCAACCCCGGCTGGTTCCTCTGCACCTCGGCGCGCGCCCACGAGCCCCTGGGGCTCTCGCGGCACCCCGACGCCACCCACGTCCTCGACTTCTACTTCCAGCTTTGCTGA
- the TMED4 gene encoding transmembrane emp24 domain-containing protein 4 yields the protein MAGGGGLRAAVAALVLAAWGAHGLYFHIGETEKRCFIEEIPDETMVIGNYRTQLWDKQSEAFLPSTPGLGMHVEVKDPDGKVVLSRQYGSEGRFTFTSHTPGEHQICLHSNSTRMALFAGGKLRVHLDIQVGEHTNNYPEIAAKDKLTELQLRARQLLDQVEQIQKEQNYQRYREERFRMTSESTNQRVLWWSIAQTGILILTGIWQMRHLKSFFEAKKLV from the exons atggcgggcggcggggggctgcgggcggcggtGGCCGCCCTGGTGCTGGCGGCGTGGGGCGCCCACGGGCTCTACTTCCACATCGGCGAGACCGAGAAGCGCTGCTTCATCGAGGAGATCCCGGACGAGACCATGGTCATCg GGAACTACCGCACGCAGCTGTGGGACAAGCAGTCCGAGGCCTTCCTGCCCTCCACGCCGGGGCTGGGCATGCACGTGGAGGTGAAGGACCCCGACGGCAAG GTGGTGTTGTCGCGGCAGTACGGCTCCGAGGGCCGCTTCACCTTCACCTCGCACACGCCGGGCGAGCACCAGATCTGCCTGCACTCCAACTCCACCCGCATGGCGCTCTTCGCCGGCGGCAAGCTG CGGGTGCACCTGGACATCCAGGTGGGCGAGCACACCAACAACTACCCCGAGATCGCCGCCAAGGACAAGCTGACGGAGCTGCAGCTCCGCGCCCGGCAGCTCCTCGACCAGGTGGAGCAGATCCAGAAGGAGCAGAACTACCAGAGG TACCGCGAGGAGCGGTTCCGCATGACGAGCGAGAGCACCAACCAGCGCGTGCTGTGGTGGTCCATCGCCCAGACCGgcatcctcatcctcaccgGCATCTGGCAGATGCGGCACCTCAAGAGCTTCTTCGAGGCCAAGAAGCTGGTGTAG
- the LOC118259336 gene encoding LOW QUALITY PROTEIN: uncharacterized protein LOC118259336 (The sequence of the model RefSeq protein was modified relative to this genomic sequence to represent the inferred CDS: inserted 1 base in 1 codon) encodes MGTVQVEDTGSGGHGALPAFRHRTASRLIPGAGPVPTPYKCHHRRVTTQRTPLPSRFSEADTFAGSAMSHASTAAPRGSAGSPRRCQDHAQRREHPLGVTVGETSGDSGPVTSVIDPDMEALFDEFLGKVRFDEGMTTTTSVVSGTAQPYHYTVRDTEHKALCLQGGRLVATSLQGANAAQEEAISVVPNRHLERRRCPLIVGIRGGSQALSCGTGPXPQLRLEEVGVLDLFHAEDHAMPYTFYKTFGGSTHTFEAAAFPGHFLSTTPRPGEALGLAPPAAQDAITSFYLHRK; translated from the exons ATGGGGACGGTGCAGGTGGAGGACACGGGGAGCGGAGGACACGGGGCCCTGCCGGCATTTCGCCATCGCACCGCGTCCCGGCTCATCCCTGGGGCGGGCCCTGTCCCCACACCCTATAAGTGCCACCACCGGCGGGTGACAACGCAGAGGACACCACTCCCCAGCAGGTTCTCGGAGGCCGACACCTTTGCAG GCTCTGCCATGTCCCACGCGtccacagcagcccccag AGGCAGCGCCGGGAGCCCCCGGAGGTGCCAGGACCATGCCCAGCGCCGTGAGCACCCGCTGGGTGTCACCGTGGGGGAGACCTCGGGGGACAGCGGCCCCGTGACGTCCGTCATTGACCCCGACATGGAGGCCTTGTTCGACGAGTTCCTGGGGAAAG TGAGATTCGATGAGGGGATGACGACGACCACCTCGGTGGTCTCGGGGACGGCGCAGCCCTACCACTACACGGTGCGGGACACGGAGCACAAGGCGCTGTGCCTGCAGGGGGGGCGCCTGGTGGCCACCAGCCTGCAGGGTGCCAACGCCGCCCAGGAAG AAGCCATCAGCGTGGTCCCCAACCGGCACCTGGAGCGCCGGCGCTGCCCCCTCATCGTGGGCATCCGCGGGGGCAGCCAGGCCCTGTCCTGCGGCACCGGCC AGCCCCAGCTGCGGCTGGAG GAGGTGGGGGTGCTGGACCTGTTCCACGCGGAGGACCACGCCATGCCCTACACCTTCTACAAGACGTTCGGGGGCTCCACGCACACCTTCGAGGCCGCTGCCTTCCCCGGGCACTTCCTCAGCACCACCCCGCGGCCCGGCGAGGCGCTGGGCCtggcccccccggccgcccagGACGCCATCACCTCCTTCTACCTGCACCGCAAGTGA
- the LOC118259328 gene encoding interleukin-36 receptor antagonist protein-like isoform X2 has protein sequence MEAEGFASCHAPTLQTKVFKYRIWDMNQKSLYLRNDQLVAGHLQGANAALEEKVFWVPNRSFEHTRLPVIMGIQNGTRCLASPTAPQPTLRLEAANITELPRAGEASAPFTFFRSYKDGLWRFESAANPGWFLCTSARAHEPLGLSRHPDATHVLDFYFQLC, from the exons ATGG AGGCCGAAGGCTTCGCATCGTGCCACGCGCCCACCCTGCAGACCAAGGTCTTCAAGTACCG GATCTGGGACATGAACCAGAAGTCGCTGTACCTGCGCAACGACCAGCTGGTGGCTGGGCACCTGCAGGGCGCCAACGCCGCGCTGGAAG AGAAGGTTTTTTGGGTGCCCAACCGCTCCTTCGAGCACACCCGGCTCCCCGTCATCATGGGCATCCAGAACGGCACCCGCTGCCTCgccagccccactgccccccagcccaccctgcGGCTCGAG GCCGCCAACATCACGGAGCTGCCCCGCGCCGGCGAGGCCTCGGCGCCCTTCACCTTCTTCCGCTCCTACAAGGACGGGCTGTGGCGCTTCGAGTCGGCCGCCAACCCCGGCTGGTTCCTCTGCACCTCGGCGCGCGCCCACGAGCCCCTGGGGCTCTCGCGGCACCCCGACGCCACCCACGTCCTCGACTTCTACTTCCAGCTTTGCTGA